ccctgtgacctttgccccgttttctactagtgaaggtCAACGACGAAGAAATCGCCCCCATCGTCCGTCCCATGAAGGGAGAAAGGATTTCCCCGAAGTAAAGACCACGAGGGGAGGAAGGGAGCAATGTAGCGACGCCTTCAATAAGGATTACGGCGCCCTAAAGCGTCGTCGTCACCACTCATGGCACCAAGCCGAGATAGGGTTTCCCCAACACCCCTCGCACCCTCCCCTTCGTATCAACCACCATGAACTAAGGCGTCTTGTCCAGCACGCCGGCAAGAATAGGCGAGGCCACTGGAGCAATGCTCGATGACCCATATGCCATTCTAGAGCGCCACCAAAGGATAGAGTAcgcgctgatgtctactacgcaacattattcttgtagactcgtgttgggcttccaagcacagagttttgtaggacagtagcaaatttccctcaaatggatgacctaaggtttatcaatttgtgtgaggcgtaggatgaagatggtgtctctcaaacaaccctgcaaccaaataacaagagtctcttgtgtccccaacacatgcaatacaatggtaaattgtataggtgcactagttcggcgaagagatggtgatgcaAGTGTAATGTGGAtagtagatatgggtttttgtaatctgaaaatataaaaacagcaaggtagcaagtaacaaaagtgagcgaaaacgatattgcaatgcttagaaacaaggcctagggttcatactttcactagtgcaagttctctcaacaatgataacatgattagatcatataacaatccctcaacatgcaacaaaaagtcactccaaagtcattaatagtggagaacaaacgaagagattattgtagggtacgaaaacaccttaaagttattctttctggtCTATCTATTGgactattcctataagtgtcacaaacagccctagagttcgtactaaaataacaccttaagacacacatcaaccaaaaccctaatgtcacctagatactccaatgtcaccacaagtatccgcgggtttgattgtacgatatgcatcacacaatctcagattcatctattcaaaccaacacaaagaacttcaaagagtgccccaaagtttctaccggagagtcaagacgaaaatgtgtgccaaacCCAATGCATAAgatcacaaggtcacagaacccgcaagttgatcaccaaaacatacatcaagtggatcacgtgaatatcccattgtcaccacagataagcacatgcaagacatacatcaagtgttctcaagtccttaaagactcaatccgataagataacttcaaagggaaaactcaatccattacaagatggtagagggagagaaacatcataagatccaactgtAGTAGCATGGctcacggtacatcaagatcgtgccaaatcaagaacacgagagagagagagagagagagagagagaacaaacacatagctactggtacataccctcagccccaagggtgaactactccctcctcgtcatggagagcaccgggatgatgaagatggccaccgatgatggttccccctccggcagggtgccggaatagggtcccgagaggtttttcgtggctacagaggcttgcggcggcaaaactcccgatctaggttatttctGAGGGTTTCTGTATTTACAGAAAAATTTTACGtcaagaacaagtcaggggggtccacgaggagcccacaagaccggaaggcgcgccctccacccatgtggaggcctcgtggctcttctggcccaactcttttgcttcgggggcttcttctggtccataaaaaatcaccgtaaattttcaactcgtttggacttcgtttggtattccttttctgtataactcaaaaacaaggaaaaaacagaaactggcactgggctctaggttaataggttagtcccaaaaaatcatataaactagcatataaaacatccaaaaatgataatataacagcatggaacaataaaaaattatagatacgttggagacgtatcaagcatccccaagcttaattcctgctcgtcctcgagtaggtaaatgataaaaacagaatttttgatgtggaatgctacctagcataattatcaatgtattttttctttattgtggcaataatattcagatccataagattcggaacaaaagtttaatattgacataaaaacaataatacttcaagcatactaataaagtaatcttgtcttctcaaaatatcatggccaaagaaagttattcctacaaaatcatatagtctggctatgctccatcttcatcacacaaaatattcaaatcatgcacaaccccgatgacaagccaagcaattgtttcatacttttgatgttctcaaactatTTCAACTTTCACgtaatagaatatggtggttgtggaggggacaaaaagaaggagatagtctcacatcaactaggcgtatcaatgggctatggagatgcccaacaatagatatcaatgtgagtgagtagggattgccatgcaacggatgcactagagctataactgtatgaaagctcaaaaagaaattaagtgggtgtgcatccaactcgcttgctaacgaagacctagggcaatttgaggaagcccatcattggaatatacaagccaagttctataatgaaaaattaccactagtatatgaaagtgacaacataagaggtTCTCTATagtgaagatcatggtgctactttgaagcacaagtgtggaaaaggatagtagcattgccccttctctctttctctctctctctttttgctCTTTTGAactctcatcccgacttgtgggggaatcatagtctccttcatcctttcctcactgggacaatgctctaataatgaagatcatcacacttttatttacttacaactcaagaaatACAACTCGATACtcagaacaaaatatgactctatatgaatgcctccagcggtgtaccgggatgtgtaatgaatcaagagtgatatgtataaaaattatgaacggtggctttgccacaaatactatgtcaactacatgatcatgcaaagcaatatgacaatgatggaacgtgtcataataaacggaacggtggaagttgcatggaaatatatctcggaatggctatggaaatgccatattaggtaggtatggtggttgtttccAGGAAGATATATGGTGAGTGTATGGTAtcggcgaaagttgtgcggtactagagatgttagcaatggtggaagggtgagagtgcgtataatccatggactcaacatttgtcataaagaactcacatacttattgcaaaaatctattacttatcaaaacgaagtactacacgcatgctcctagggggatacaTTGGTAGGAAAAAACTATCGCTCGTCCACGACCGCCACTCATGAGAAAGACAATCAATAAAtcaatcatgctccgacttcatcacataacggttcaccacaCGTGCATGCTACatgaatcacaaacttcaacacaagtatttctacaatccacaattactcactaacatgactctaatatcaccatctttatatctcaaaacaatcataaggaatcaaacttctcttagtattcaatgcactttatatgaaagtttttattatatccctcttggatgcccatcatattaggactaaattcataaccaaagcaaattaccatgttgtttagagagactctcaaaataatataagtgaagcatgagagttcatcaaatATTTCgaaataaaaccaccattgtgctctaaaaagatataagtgaagcactagagcaaacgacaaactactccaaaagatataagtgaaggtctatgagtagtcgaataattgtgcaactatgtgaagactctctaacatttaaaaatttcagatcttaatattttattcaaacagcaagcaaaataatataaaataaaatgacattgcaaggataACACATATCATCTGAAGAAGCAAAAACCTAGGCGCAACCAAAACggaccgatagttgttgaagaagaaaggtgggatgccaaccggggtcCCCAAGCTGAGAtacttgagacttcttgaaatattaattaggtatgccttgggcatccccaaacttgagcttttgtgtctccttaattccttttatatcacggcttccctaaatcttaaaaacttcattcACACAAAattcaacaagaactcatgagatgAGTTAGTATAAATtcatgcaaaaccttatcattctctactgtaaaaaatcactaaaattattattgaTATTGcctactaaatgcctctgcatatttaacactcctatcctcaaaatcattaaacaagcaaacatatgcaaacaatggaaacataacagcaatctgtctaaacagaacagtctgtaaagaatgccaGAGCAATCATACttcctaactccaaaaattctgaaaaattaccacactgtagaaaatttgttGTACCTTACTGTGtgaaaatttcaagattttatcatgttctgactaTTCACCAATATTCAAAATATAACAGAGAACTTTTGTTTTCAAACAAAAACATAAAGACTTGTAAAATAAgtatggtaaaggctatacttgaccttttttattgaaaaaaagatataaaacatgtctctgaagaacagcaaacaaatataaacaaaagaaaatgacgctccaagcaaaacacatagcatgtggtgaataaaaatatagcctcaagtaaggttactgatgaacgaagacgaaagagggaatgccatccggggcatccccaagcttaggctcttggttgtccttaaatattaccttggggtaccttgggaatccccaaggttaggctcttgccactccttattccgttgtccatcaaaactttacccaaaacttgaaaacttcacaacacaaaactcaacagaaaatcttatgatatccgttagtataagaaaataagtcaccacttaggtactgttgtcaactcattctaaatttatatttgtgtaatatctactgtattccaacttattcatggttcataccctccgatagtactcatagattcatcaaaataagcaaacaacacatagaaaacagaatctgtcaaaaacagatagtctgtagtaatctggaaactttccatacttctgtaactccaaaaattctaaaaaattaggacaacgtagacaatttgtatatcaatcttgtgtaaaaaattcataTCAAaacacgttccagtgaattttcaaaatttttggactgagcgcaaaagtttctgtttttgcacagaatcaagtcaactatcatccacactatcccaaaggctttacttgtcactttattgaaaaaaagcatttttagaatccccaaaaacctaacagaaaaaaagatacggggcttttaagatctggagaggcaaaaaaattcaaaaaaattcaaattgtggtcaaactgtggtcaaacaatggtcaaactaattattctagaatattagtgttactaaataattattgcagtttttttaaaattttggtcaaatctggtcaaactgtggtcaaactgtggtcaaacaatggtcaaactaattattccagaaatattagtgttacaaaaataattattgttttttaaaacaatagtttcaaactcaaacagtgaaatgtgtcactcaAGCTAAAtacctgagggttaatagaattgacatcctactattgtcaggaaaacaacaagtgcagacttggaaacgagggagaatagaacccggaagttaagcgtgcttaggcttggggagtgggaggatgggtgaccgttcgggaagttagatgatttggaatgatgaggggtgattagagattagaggataaattgagcagtgatgaggggtggtgattagagattagaggttaaaataattcagaaatttgaaaataaaaaaaattgaaaaaattcgcaaaaaaaattcgcaaaaaaatttaaacctgcggaggaggcctttagtcccggttagccacgagaaccgggactaaagcctttagtcgcggttcgtaagaggcgcgactaaaggggggtctttagtcgcgcatatttagtcgggactaaaggcctttgcgaactgggactaaaggccttttttctaccagtgagtGATAGAGGAGGAAAGCAAGAGGGTCGAAAACAATATTCATCGAAGCAACTGAAGAGCCACGCAACGACCGTGTGTGCGTTGCCGTCGCCGGCCGGCGCATCTTCATGCTTGCACGGGGTGTCGTTGCCGCCGCTGCATACGCATGTCTTCTCACATGTGTACGTGCTCTGTAGCGAACGATGCCGCCGTGGGCGCGCCTCTCCCGCTTCCGTCTCTTGTCGTCTGCCCTCTCGATGGTCTTCTATTTCTATACGTATGTGTTGACCAGGACTGCGGGTATTCGGGTATGTACGCACGCGAGCTTGCCGGTATACAAGTTCTACAAATACATAAGTGTGTAATATGTATCTAGGGCTAGCTATGTCTAGACTAAAAAAAAGGAAGTGGCCAGGACGTGGGTGTGCATGCACAAATAGTAGTTGCACCATGATTTCATGCAAATGCATGTACAAGTATGTGCGTGCATGTCCTATGCAATGGTATTTTACCTTCGCATCAAAACTTCTCTTTATTTGCATAACCTGCAATAAATCTCATCATAAACCTAAAAAAATATTAGTTAATGATGCACAAATACTCATCGAACAGGTCAATTAAAAAcacacaatcaaacaatcaatctaCCACTTTTTTACCTTTACATTTTCCTTCTCCCTTGGTCTTCTTCTTTCTCATTCTTCGTTGTTTTTCTAGTGCAGGGCAGCGATCCATGAGGCCCTAGAGCGATCAGGTCAACGTAGGGCAGCCCATAGCTGGCGTGCGTCCAGACGGGGACCCTCtcgggcgtgtggggtttcgggtcaaCAAAACTACCACCGGATTGCTTATGTACCGCGCTTCCGGACAAATCTTCTTCGAGGTGTGCTACGGTGCATCATCCCTGGCATCGAGGGTACTTGGTGACGTGTTCGTATGCGAACACATAGTTGGATCAAACAATTAATATGTGTAGCAATCCACAAAGGGTTCGGTATTGCAACACATGGGTATATGTACTAGTAAAAATAAGTGAAATTCATAGGGAGCTCCAGTTTAATAGAACTACTACTCGTATCCAGCAAAAGTCTATCTATCTGTCTATCATTATATGTAGGAGGGAGAATCTCATATGAAAACCAACATTTAAAGAAAACTTCATGAAAACCACGTTTggaagtttcaaaaaaaatttgaaagaagTGACATATTAAGAGGATGATATTCTATTGTCATGTGAAATTTCAGGCTAATACACATTAGGGATGCGAGCTATGAAAAAGATAAATTCATCAATGAATAGTGACGTTACTGTTTGGCACTATTCAATGTTGAATTTGTTTTTTCATGTCTCACATTCCATAATGTGTTTGAACTTGAAATTTTGCACGGCAATAGAACATCACTCTAACATCCCGTATATTTTTAAGATTTTTTCAAAACTTGAAAACATTATCTTCACATGGTTTTCATCGGTCTCTACCGAATATTCCATATGATATTCTCCGTATATAGCAAGTGGCTCGTAAACAGAAAAGTGGCTCCAAGGTCGTCGTCACATAGGGTACATGCTTAGACCTCTTTCAATGCATGGGTGCTTAGGTGATATGTTAAGTGCATTAAAGGGCTTACCAACTAAactccccaatgcataggtgcttagtttttagTTGCTAAGATACTTTCATTTAATTAGGTATAGACTCAGATTTGTCTTTCCATGTAGGTACATTCAGTAGTGGAGAAACAGGCAATAGTCCCGGTTcttaagggcctttagtcccggttcaccaaccgggactaataggttgggactaaagccccccccccccccccattagTCCCAGTTCGCCATGACCCGGGGCTAAAGGCCGTTCATGTGGCTGGCAGCGCGCGCCGGGGGCggagacctttagtcccggttggtgacaccaaccgggactaaaggatttGGGCTTTTGgggtttattttttcttttttcttttcattttgtgtTTTTCCATTTAATTTCTTTCATTTCAAACATATTTTACACTACTACAtactgtacacgttatgcatatatcaTAGAATTTCTCGTAGGACCAATCATACATATATTTCCATTTGAAATAATAGAAAATTAATAAAAGTAAACTATAATATACTATAAAAAAGATCACCACataaaaaattaaaaagaaaaaaattggaAGTGTCAAACTACATATTTGAAGGCTCAAAACTATATATTTCAAGTCTTAaactaaaaaagaaaaaaaattaaattgTCTCAAAGTACATATTTTAAAAATGACATTATTTCCATTTAAAATGAAATTTAATAAAGTAAACTACAATATTATAAGTGTCAAACTACATATTTGAAGTCCCAAACAACAATATACTTTAAAAGTAATAATATAAGAATGTTGGCATTGACAAAATAACAATATTGGTGTCGAACCAAGAGCACGCCACAACTAAACATCATAGTGCTGGCGTTCCATGCTATTCCACGACAGCACTATATTGTGCCCGGTACCAATTGTTGATCCCATATACTTCTGAAGTTATCCTGTTTTCCAACGCCACCACTATGCCCCTACTAATGTCGTACCAAATTAGCCAACGCCACCACTATTTGAAAAAAAATAGTGCTGGCGTTGGTTGTAAATGGCGCGCCACCAACGAAAGTTGTGGCTAGCACTTTTTCCACTAGTGATATATAGCCAAATGTTTAGGTTGTAGCCAATAAGCATTGAGTGTAAAAATCCCATCATACTATTTGAGAATGCAGGTATATAGAGTTTCACCTAATGAATATATGTTTCGACACTTCAGGTCTAAATAACAACCCATGCAGTTAAGCTAttatatagtactccctctgtcccaaaataagtgtttTGATCTTAGTATAAATTTGTACTAGAGCTAGTACAAAGtcgagacacttattttgggacggagggagtacatggcTAACAACCGACAATTTACTAGAACTTTCCAAAATAGAGAGGGCAAAAAAATTATTGTGATTAGCTCACTCACCTTCCCGTGGGATCCCACATGACATCAATCACCATAGAATGCTCTTCCGTGGCCATGACCTCAAGATCATCAACATTGTAGAACTCCAACTGTTCTTCTGTGGTCATGGTCTCAAGATCATCAACAGTGTAGAACTCCAACTGGCCATTGGTACCCTTCAGTCCAACAAGAACAATGAAGTTTCCCGCAGGAGACCAGAACACTGCACTAGCATGTCTATTCCTGAGTGTTGTGAGCCTCGGCACACGGCTAACACTATCGGCTGTGCACATCAACTAGATGCTTATATCGTGATTAACCTCGTCGCCATGAATAACAGCAAACTGGCAGCCATTGGGCTCCAATGCAAAGGCGATTATTGTCAGATAATCAGCTGCATCAACAAGTTCAGAAAGTTTCAGTTTCAGTTAGTTCAGTTAGTTAGCTGAATAAAAGTTCAGTCTGTcagcgtgtgtgtgtgtgcacgtaCAGATGCAGTAGTTTCTTCAGTTAAGTAGTTAGCGACTTTGTAGCTCGCCCGATGCAGCACCATGGGATGGCATGGATCACGCAGGTCGTGGCGAGCTTGTAGGGATCAAGCACGACGAGCATCGTGGGATGGCGTGATCAATTCCTCCTCTTTTCCAGCAGCTCGCATCAGAGTTTGCATAATAACAGAAACCCCGAAAAGCTGCAGTGGTAGTTCGCAGCGCAAGTCTCTGTcttccatctctctctctctgactcTCCTTTGTGATCGCCGGCAATCTGCAACGACAATTATATTGTCATTCTTGGTGTCCAATTCAAAAACTGGGATGCCCCTCTCCATGATCATGAACAACTCAAAACTAGTGCAAGTTGTGTTCTCTGATTCTGCATACCGATCTACCTGGATGGCAAGATACTCTCCATTATTTTGCCAGTGCATTTTGCAATTGCAGACGCTAAAAAGTTTTTCCAACACAGCTCTACTTTGCTGGGAATTTGCACCAAATGAAAATCCCGCAGAGATTTGTACTTACACTGGCAAGCTGGATTCTATTACCCAGATCCTGAACAAAAAGGCATAAGATGGAATCAACCGGTGACCAACTGAAGTCTACCACATTTTCTACCTCCAAGGATGTGTTGTCAACAAGGGAGAATGTTTCGGCTTCATAGTCACATATGGTACCCTTTCCAAGCGTGGAAAAATATTGATCAACTCCTTCACCGCTCCACCTTCAAACATACATAACTATATACATTAAGCATATGACATATATGACAACTTAATGAGAAGTTGGGCGCTCGTTAAAAAGAGGATTGTCGGTGTGTGTTTCAGATTGGCCATGAATGATCAGTTCTTCCACGGGTGATGAAGTCATTGAAACATATATGACAACATCTTCTGTTGAAGTTCCACAAAACTTTACCAGTCCTCAAATCAAAGACATATAGTATAACCCACCTCTACACATATGAGAATGAATGATGGTCAAATGGGAAAACTTACGAACACTAGGAATAATACATCTAAGACGGCCCTATTTGTTTACATGAGTTATTTGAAATGAAAATACAAATCATGCACATGTTTTTCATTTTTAATAATGAACCCAACTTGCAGGACACATTTGGCATACCCTAGAAGTTTATATGAACTTGCCTAATAATA
The sequence above is a segment of the Aegilops tauschii subsp. strangulata cultivar AL8/78 chromosome 6, Aet v6.0, whole genome shotgun sequence genome. Coding sequences within it:
- the LOC109787268 gene encoding eukaryotic translation initiation factor 3 subunit B-like, yielding MHWQNNGEYLAIQVDRYAESENTTCTSFELFMIMERGIPVFELDTKNDNIIVVADCRRSQRRVREREMEDRDLRCELPLQLFGVSVIMQTLMRAAGKEEELITPSHDARPDYLTIIAFALEPNGCQFAVIHGDEGTNGQLEFYTVDDLETMTTEEQLEFYNVDDLEVMATEEHSMVIDVMWDPTGSLRLEIYSFEPSNM